One part of the Paracoccus sp. MBLB3053 genome encodes these proteins:
- the coxB gene encoding cytochrome c oxidase subunit II, translated as MAFATMRRALAAGTGLGLAALAGIPAAAQDVLGDLPVIGKPHNGGMGFQPAASPLAHDQQWLDHFVLYIITAVTIFVCLLLLICIVRYNRRANPVPARFTHNTPLEIAWTLVPVLILVAIGAFSLPALFRSQEMPNDPDLVIKAIGHQWYWSYEYPNDGIAFDALMLEKDALAEAGYSEDEYLLAADNPVVVPIGKKVLVQVTATDVIHSWTIPAFAVKQDAVPGRIAQLWFEADQEGVYFGQCSELCGINHAYMPIVVKAVAQEKYDAWLAGAKEEFAADASDYLPGQPVKLASAE; from the coding sequence ATGGCATTTGCGACGATGCGCCGCGCGCTGGCGGCGGGAACTGGCCTTGGACTTGCGGCTCTGGCGGGGATCCCGGCCGCCGCACAGGACGTGCTGGGTGACCTGCCCGTGATCGGCAAGCCCCATAATGGTGGCATGGGCTTTCAACCCGCGGCGAGCCCGCTGGCCCATGATCAACAGTGGCTTGACCACTTCGTTCTCTACATCATCACGGCAGTGACGATCTTTGTCTGCCTGTTGCTGCTGATCTGTATCGTCCGCTACAACCGGCGCGCAAACCCAGTCCCCGCCCGTTTCACGCATAATACACCGCTCGAAATCGCATGGACCCTGGTCCCGGTCCTTATCCTCGTGGCGATCGGGGCATTCTCATTGCCTGCCCTTTTCCGTAGCCAGGAAATGCCCAATGATCCCGATCTCGTGATCAAGGCGATCGGTCATCAGTGGTATTGGTCCTATGAATACCCGAATGACGGCATTGCATTCGACGCGCTGATGCTGGAAAAGGACGCGCTTGCCGAGGCCGGTTATTCCGAAGACGAATACCTGCTTGCGGCAGACAACCCGGTGGTGGTGCCGATCGGCAAGAAGGTTCTGGTTCAGGTCACTGCAACGGACGTGATCCATAGCTGGACCATTCCTGCATTTGCCGTGAAGCAGGACGCCGTGCCGGGCCGTATCGCCCAACTCTGGTTCGAAGCGGATCAGGAAGGCGTCTATTTCGGCCAGTGCTCGGAGCTTTGCGGTATCAACCACGCCTATATGCCGATCGTCGTGAAAGCGGTCGCGCAAGAGAAATATGATGCGTGGCTTGCGGGCGCCAAGGAAGAATTCGCGGCCGATGCATCCGATTACCTGCCGGGTCAGCCCGTGAAGCTGGCCTCGGCCGAATAA
- a CDS encoding cytochrome c oxidase assembly protein, whose translation MTQPRSNGRTVLTLVGVVIVMGALSWAAVPFYNWFCRVTGYGGTTNVAERASDVVLDEKIRIRFDSNVDPNMGWTFRPLQREMELRIGENAIAFYEAINTSDVPITGTASYNVAPDVAGYFFNKIECFCFTEQTLQPGERVEMPVSFFVDAGIVDDRDANRVRDITLSYTFHRSEPSAPKQAALKEATDKSIN comes from the coding sequence GTGACGCAGCCGCGCTCGAACGGTCGAACTGTGCTGACCCTGGTCGGCGTCGTGATCGTCATGGGTGCCCTGTCCTGGGCCGCCGTGCCATTTTATAACTGGTTCTGCCGTGTCACAGGCTATGGCGGCACCACCAATGTCGCCGAACGGGCCTCGGATGTCGTGCTGGATGAAAAGATCCGCATCCGCTTCGATTCCAATGTCGACCCGAATATGGGATGGACATTCAGACCGCTTCAGCGTGAGATGGAGTTGCGCATTGGCGAGAACGCCATCGCATTTTACGAAGCGATCAATACCAGCGACGTGCCGATCACCGGGACGGCCAGCTATAACGTTGCGCCTGACGTCGCCGGATATTTCTTCAACAAGATCGAATGTTTCTGCTTTACCGAGCAGACATTGCAGCCGGGCGAGCGGGTCGAGATGCCCGTGAGCTTCTTCGTGGATGCGGGAATCGTCGATGACCGCGACGCAAACCGTGTCCGTGACATTACCCTGTCCTATACATTCCACCGCAGCGAGCCCTCGGCGCCGAAGCAGGCGGCGCTGAAGGAGGCGACGGACAAGTCGATCAACTAG
- the tldD gene encoding metalloprotease TldD, producing the protein MTDSPFSPFETHLDRSQALQILNEALVGADDGELFLERSRGETLVFDDRRLRTASYDAEQGFGLRAVRGEVTGYAHSTEIGETALRKAADTVRLAVGDGGGTLALPPAANITPLYAAIDPAEGISFAARVALLREIDSFARDLDPRVVQVSASISTSVQEIAILRPEGGLATDLRPMARINVSVIVESNSRRESGSSGGGGRVPLDGLIAPEHWQAHVREALRIALVNLRSVPAPAGVMDVVLGPGWPGILLHEAVGHGLEGDFNRKGHSAFAGLLGQRVAAPGVTVIDDGTIPNRRGSISVDDEGNAPARNVLIEDGILVGYMQDRQNARLMGVEPTGNGRRQSYAHAPMPRMTNTFMLAGQDDPASIVADLKDGIYAVGFGGGQVDITNGKFVFSCTEAYRVKNGQVGDPIRGATLIGDGATALQRIRAIGNDLALDPGIGNCGKQGQWVPVGVGLPSLMIGGLTIGGSAS; encoded by the coding sequence ATGACCGACTCGCCGTTTTCACCGTTTGAAACCCATTTGGACCGCAGCCAGGCGTTGCAGATCCTGAATGAGGCACTGGTTGGGGCGGATGACGGAGAGCTGTTTCTTGAACGTTCGCGCGGGGAAACGCTGGTCTTCGACGATCGCCGCCTGAGAACCGCAAGCTATGATGCGGAGCAAGGTTTCGGCCTGCGCGCCGTGCGCGGAGAGGTCACGGGATATGCACATTCCACCGAGATCGGCGAAACTGCATTAAGGAAGGCCGCCGATACTGTTCGTCTTGCCGTCGGCGATGGTGGCGGCACCCTGGCGCTGCCCCCCGCGGCCAATATCACCCCGCTTTATGCGGCGATCGACCCTGCCGAGGGCATCAGCTTCGCCGCGCGCGTCGCTCTCCTGCGCGAGATCGACAGTTTTGCACGCGATCTTGACCCGCGCGTCGTCCAGGTTTCGGCCAGCATTTCCACCTCGGTTCAGGAAATCGCGATCCTCAGGCCGGAAGGTGGCCTTGCGACCGACCTGCGCCCGATGGCGCGTATCAATGTGTCGGTCATCGTGGAATCGAACAGCCGGCGCGAATCGGGCAGTTCCGGGGGCGGCGGGCGCGTTCCGCTGGATGGTCTGATCGCGCCTGAGCATTGGCAGGCCCACGTCCGCGAGGCGCTGCGCATCGCGCTTGTGAACCTGCGTTCCGTCCCTGCCCCGGCAGGCGTGATGGATGTGGTGCTTGGCCCCGGCTGGCCGGGCATCCTGCTGCATGAAGCTGTGGGGCACGGGCTGGAAGGAGATTTCAACCGCAAAGGCCATTCCGCCTTTGCCGGGCTCTTGGGCCAGCGTGTGGCCGCGCCCGGTGTAACAGTGATCGACGATGGCACGATCCCGAACCGGCGCGGTTCGATTTCGGTCGACGACGAGGGGAATGCGCCGGCGCGTAACGTTCTGATCGAGGACGGCATCCTGGTGGGATACATGCAGGACCGGCAGAACGCGCGGCTGATGGGGGTCGAGCCGACCGGAAACGGCAGGCGCCAAAGCTACGCCCACGCTCCGATGCCAAGGATGACCAACACCTTCATGCTGGCGGGTCAGGACGATCCGGCTTCGATCGTTGCCGATCTCAAGGATGGCATCTATGCCGTGGGATTCGGCGGCGGTCAGGTCGATATCACGAACGGAAAGTTCGTCTTTTCCTGCACCGAGGCCTATCGGGTCAAGAACGGACAGGTCGGCGATCCGATCCGGGGCGCGACGCTCATTGGCGACGGCGCGACCGCGTTGCAGAGGATCCGCGCGATTGGCAACGACCTCGCGCTGGATCCCGGCATCGGCAATTGCGGCAAGCAGGGCCAATGGGTGCCGGTCGGGGTCGGTCTTCCGAGCCTGATGATCGGCGGGCTGACGATCGGGGGCTCCGCCTCCTGA
- the cyoE gene encoding heme o synthase, whose protein sequence is MAEINAYHGPAEAGFGDYVALLKPRVMSLVVFTAFVGLWVAPVTMNPFVAFCSILFIALGGGASGALNMWYDADIDAVMKRTAGRPVPAGLIPKQDALAFGLALSGLSVMMLGLAANWFAAAFLAFTIFFYAVVYTMWLKRSTPQNIVIGGAAGAFPPMIGWACATGGIGIESLLMFALIFFWTPPHFWALALFMNNDYTKAGVPMLTVTHGRKVTRRHVFGYTLVLAPFALWLGFTSIGGWVYLSISAVLNALFIAGGWQILRRTEDQAQGDSYKVEKRYFRLSLYYLFLHFLALLVQHWVGAW, encoded by the coding sequence GTGGCCGAGATCAACGCATATCACGGGCCGGCAGAGGCCGGTTTCGGAGACTACGTCGCCTTGCTGAAACCGCGGGTGATGTCGCTGGTGGTCTTCACGGCCTTTGTCGGTCTTTGGGTGGCGCCGGTCACGATGAATCCCTTCGTGGCTTTCTGCTCGATTCTTTTCATCGCGCTAGGCGGTGGGGCATCTGGCGCGCTCAACATGTGGTATGATGCCGATATCGACGCCGTGATGAAGCGCACGGCGGGGCGGCCGGTTCCGGCGGGATTGATCCCGAAACAGGATGCGCTTGCATTCGGCCTCGCGCTTTCTGGCCTTTCCGTGATGATGCTTGGTCTCGCGGCGAACTGGTTCGCGGCAGCTTTTCTTGCCTTCACCATCTTCTTTTACGCAGTTGTCTATACGATGTGGCTCAAGCGTTCGACGCCACAGAACATCGTGATCGGCGGGGCGGCAGGTGCATTCCCTCCGATGATAGGTTGGGCCTGCGCTACCGGGGGGATCGGCATCGAATCCCTGCTGATGTTCGCCCTGATCTTTTTCTGGACGCCGCCGCATTTCTGGGCGCTCGCGCTTTTCATGAACAATGACTACACCAAGGCCGGCGTTCCCATGCTGACCGTGACGCATGGGCGCAAGGTGACGCGGCGCCATGTCTTCGGCTATACCTTGGTGCTTGCGCCCTTCGCGCTGTGGCTCGGCTTCACTTCGATTGGTGGCTGGGTGTACCTGTCGATTTCGGCGGTGCTGAACGCCCTGTTCATTGCCGGTGGATGGCAGATCCTGCGTCGAACCGAAGATCAGGCCCAAGGCGACAGCTACAAGGTCGAGAAGCGTTATTTCCGGCTGTCGCTCTATTACCTCTTCCTGCATTTCCTTGCGCTGCTGGTCCAGCATTGGGTGGGGGCATGGTGA